In one Nitrososphaera viennensis EN76 genomic region, the following are encoded:
- a CDS encoding matrixin family metalloprotease: MLPAATTIITTSVPTTYESIEFLEGIAGRPAAEDGHHYTIATRAFWLDKPSLAISVSSEGASDDAVQSVKGMISGNTTMSGPYSQWNDLLSVFQQSPVPRFALADDDSTGANIKVVLTDAAHEDSKPGKTRLLADKATSEIVQAEVYVYSADSLREQGMLEYVVAHELGHALGLSHSTDPQSMMYPLIELQDGHVVNRLGSCEAEGISALYLESRIGSEDC; encoded by the coding sequence ATGCTGCCAGCGGCTACTACCATCATCACCACGTCGGTGCCAACAACCTACGAGAGCATCGAGTTCCTCGAAGGAATCGCAGGACGCCCTGCCGCAGAAGACGGCCATCATTACACCATAGCCACTCGGGCATTCTGGCTGGACAAGCCAAGCCTTGCGATATCGGTCTCTTCCGAAGGGGCAAGCGATGATGCCGTCCAGAGCGTAAAGGGCATGATATCGGGCAACACGACAATGTCTGGCCCGTACTCGCAGTGGAACGATCTCCTTTCCGTATTCCAGCAGTCACCAGTCCCGCGCTTTGCGCTTGCAGACGACGACAGTACAGGCGCAAACATCAAGGTGGTGTTGACAGACGCCGCACACGAGGACAGCAAGCCGGGCAAGACCCGTCTCCTTGCCGACAAGGCGACCAGCGAGATTGTACAGGCCGAAGTATACGTCTATTCTGCCGACAGTCTTCGCGAGCAGGGCATGCTCGAGTACGTGGTGGCGCATGAACTTGGCCATGCACTCGGGCTGTCGCACTCGACTGACCCGCAAAGCATGATGTATCCCTTGATAGAACTTCAGGACGGCCACGTTGTAAACCGCCTCGGGTCATGCGAGGCAGAAGGGATATCTGCACTATACCTTGAATCAAGGATAGGAAGCGAAGACTGCTAA
- a CDS encoding DUF11 domain-containing protein translates to MKLNKPIAFVVLAFIIGATISQGSFAFADDSSTNPFRAIWEAIGELQTKTDSLQSQINDLKMQQQGASASSPSQIVVAKASETSLSIDLSSGQSGQTTLISLVARNAGPDSAVGVKLSTYYQMSLFRVNFIDGAQCTDQARGIIECYLGTIESGGEARITIDATPLQPDQQAIITADASSITEDANPGNNHAEIVFVTSQAPVEIPPSQQPQQPAASPVEQPSEQSPEAPPAEQQQPRTESNGEQQQASGEQASQPGSEQPNSEDGAGGSGDSSSSPSDNNPAASSESSSSDSNNTSPSDSSDSTSPDDSNSSDSSSSGTNSGDAGSSSSGDSAAGGGSASSDSSASDSGAASPSDSSSANSGESGSSGASGSGSGSNDTGSSSGDSGATG, encoded by the coding sequence GTGAAGCTAAACAAGCCTATAGCTTTTGTTGTGCTTGCTTTTATCATAGGCGCAACCATATCGCAGGGCTCGTTTGCCTTTGCCGACGACTCTTCCACCAATCCTTTCAGGGCAATCTGGGAGGCAATCGGAGAGCTCCAGACCAAGACGGACTCGCTGCAGTCGCAGATCAACGACCTGAAGATGCAGCAGCAGGGCGCGTCTGCATCATCGCCAAGCCAGATAGTAGTGGCCAAGGCTTCGGAAACTTCTCTTTCAATAGACCTGTCTAGCGGCCAGTCGGGCCAGACGACGCTCATCAGCCTGGTGGCACGAAACGCAGGGCCTGACAGCGCAGTAGGGGTCAAGCTGTCAACCTATTACCAGATGTCGTTATTCCGTGTGAACTTTATCGACGGGGCCCAATGCACGGACCAGGCCAGAGGCATAATCGAATGCTACCTTGGCACCATCGAGTCTGGCGGCGAGGCGCGCATAACCATCGATGCGACGCCTTTGCAGCCGGACCAGCAGGCAATAATCACGGCAGACGCGTCCTCGATAACAGAAGACGCCAACCCGGGCAACAACCATGCCGAAATAGTGTTCGTAACATCGCAGGCGCCAGTAGAAATACCGCCTTCACAACAGCCTCAGCAGCCAGCAGCTTCGCCAGTTGAACAGCCGAGCGAACAGAGCCCTGAAGCCCCTCCAGCAGAACAACAGCAGCCAAGAACAGAAAGCAATGGAGAGCAACAGCAGGCTTCTGGCGAACAGGCATCGCAGCCCGGAAGCGAGCAGCCAAACTCAGAAGATGGAGCGGGCGGTTCCGGCGATAGCAGTTCTTCCCCAAGTGACAACAATCCTGCTGCCAGCTCGGAGTCTAGTTCTAGCGATTCAAACAATACGAGCCCATCGGATTCTTCAGATAGCACGAGTCCAGACGATTCGAACAGCTCTGATTCATCTTCATCTGGCACAAACTCTGGTGATGCGGGAAGCAGCTCATCCGGCGATAGCGCAGCAGGTGGAGGCTCTGCCAGTTCTGATTCGAGTGCTAGCGACTCGGGTGCCGCAAGCCCATCCGATTCAAGCAGTGCAAATTCTGGTGAATCAGGCAGTTCCGGCGCTAGCGGATCCGGCTCAGGCAGCAATGATACAGGGAGCAGCTCGGGCGACTCTGGCGCAACAGGATAA
- a CDS encoding V4R domain-containing protein gives MQSSDAENAQSRRRWQDYGFIKEEVAKVLDGHPEGLTGARIAELVGITQGAMSKYLSMLKVDGIITSRKVGVAKLWKLVSQSDRAGILADKIGESDEEATFKDYAVSLLEENNRLFEADGKRVMVMPTSMLSNLYKYTKSIIGTEVHAFFYEWGKDYANEVNKLVDEVAKKTQSDFIESFLLLWKLKGWGRFEIIAMEENAIEVAWYDSILAEEVVAEKAPVDDFVAGALAAAAAHSMGGSWRVTETRCRATGAPHCLFVGTKTP, from the coding sequence GTGCAGAGTTCAGATGCAGAGAATGCCCAATCCAGGCGAAGATGGCAGGACTATGGTTTTATCAAGGAAGAAGTAGCCAAGGTCCTCGACGGCCACCCGGAAGGGCTCACGGGAGCCAGGATCGCAGAACTCGTAGGCATCACGCAGGGCGCCATGTCCAAGTATTTGTCGATGCTCAAGGTGGACGGCATCATCACCAGCCGCAAGGTCGGAGTCGCCAAGCTGTGGAAGCTTGTGAGCCAGTCGGACAGGGCGGGCATACTTGCAGACAAGATAGGCGAGTCGGACGAGGAAGCGACATTTAAAGACTACGCGGTGTCGCTCCTTGAGGAAAACAACAGGCTCTTTGAGGCAGACGGCAAGCGCGTCATGGTCATGCCGACTTCCATGCTGTCAAACCTGTACAAATACACAAAATCAATAATCGGCACGGAAGTGCACGCGTTCTTTTACGAGTGGGGCAAGGACTATGCAAACGAGGTCAACAAGCTGGTCGACGAAGTCGCAAAAAAGACGCAGAGCGACTTTATCGAATCGTTCCTGCTGCTGTGGAAGCTGAAGGGATGGGGGAGGTTCGAGATAATCGCCATGGAAGAAAACGCGATCGAAGTCGCGTGGTACGACTCTATCCTGGCAGAAGAGGTGGTGGCAGAGAAGGCGCCGGTGGACGACTTTGTGGCAGGAGCACTGGCAGCTGCAGCAGCGCACTCGATGGGCGGAAGCTGGCGCGTCACAGAGACCAGATGCAGGGCAACCGGCGCGCCTCATTGCCTGTTCGTAGGCACAAAGACACCCTAA
- a CDS encoding phage tail fiber protein — translation MAQPNKSLLMGAVPGIALAALMVFVIPSSALVGAQNVTTDGLTPHGYVVVSVTRDGQEIYHSEDHNLITNAGKDFIAQQIGASTGLASEGAHYIALTTDGTAPAATDTTLASEITSGGLARASGTYAHTSGTNTFTVSNTFTASATHTNVQKAGLFTASSGGTMMAENTFTAVSLASGDQLTITWTITLS, via the coding sequence ATGGCACAGCCAAACAAGAGCCTCCTGATGGGTGCAGTACCTGGCATCGCACTGGCCGCACTGATGGTCTTTGTGATTCCCAGTTCTGCTCTTGTTGGAGCTCAAAACGTCACCACCGATGGCCTGACTCCTCACGGTTACGTCGTTGTTAGCGTGACAAGGGACGGTCAGGAAATCTACCACAGCGAGGATCACAACCTGATCACCAACGCAGGCAAGGACTTTATTGCACAGCAGATCGGCGCATCAACAGGCCTTGCATCAGAAGGCGCACACTACATTGCACTGACAACCGATGGCACAGCCCCGGCCGCAACTGATACAACACTGGCAAGCGAGATCACTTCTGGTGGCCTTGCAAGGGCCAGCGGAACATATGCACATACTTCTGGAACCAACACATTCACCGTCTCCAACACATTCACTGCATCTGCAACACACACCAACGTCCAGAAGGCAGGCCTCTTCACCGCTTCATCCGGCGGAACAATGATGGCCGAGAACACCTTTACTGCAGTGAGCCTGGCAAGCGGCGACCAACTGACAATCACCTGGACAATAACTCTGTCATAA
- a CDS encoding PKD domain-containing protein: MATADGTRRSYATKTVSVMVLAILATSAFTTIIPGAAFAVTDPSASMNLWSPHSDTGNDGTPTSTFTFSADATASAGLQRIEWDFDGDGAADTTTPISGAPNHVNGVTATHIYGDENVFWPQVRSVDMNNAVSDWNRYSVGGSDVPLDVFWPPPMITMLAWQPFTADIGTPITFSATAFNEVGVQQFHWDFDGDGEADDATPAVPFGAQDASGSITHTYTGAISAFPAVRALDNDGFVSEWDVYDINGQPVQIVIGSSSVPTATMNQWNPYSASGFDGLPNTSFTFSASGTGDAGIARVEWDFNGDGVVDETTPISGSPTSVNGITATHVYNNAGQWTPQVRVVDVNNLPSPWAAFMVSGSPVSLDTSAPMMNPVLTFLPRAPSDIGSDGNTATVFTFTTTFSNVPVSFKWDFNGDGVTDATTTQPTATHTYPAAGSYLPTVTVVDEWGTTELAYPLNSSGQWEDVDVSPMAPTATMNQWSPYSASSADGDKNTVFTLSADATAPGGIASLEWDFNSDGTVDITTPVSGAPQSVTAVTATYVYGADGNYTPKVRAVDTTGQTSAWDAYNIALVTPVLDVVTPAPVATMNQWSPFTSTGPDGYTTTTFTLSANATSVVGIDRLEWDFDGNGSVDATTDFNGETSVSSATKTHVYGAVGSYTPKVRTVDTDGQSSAWDAYNSGSTVPTLDVATSPANSAPVANAGPDQTVVLGSTVTLDGTGSSDPDSGDTLTYTWSQNSGPISVALNTANPAKPTFTATPAGTYVFELKVKDSIGAQSTPDTIVVTVVSAPVATLGQWSPYSASGPDGTSATVFTFSANASASAGIARLEWDFDGNGSVDATSAITGAPTTVTGATKTFTYGADGTYTPKVRAVDAGNNLSAWDAFNLGSTIIQLDVATPQQTGDLYCNGKTIEQLIASHQYNVIDKRNTGAVNIYGTSGNDLILGNNLSNYIDGKGGDDCIIAFGGDDTVYDYNGDSSNGGTDWLYGGDGNDKLYALNGDDYVYGGNGNDYIQGDDGNDKLYGEAGDDTIEDSRGNDLSDGGPGTDKCTDTKGTNTIINCELGQPPVATLNQWSPYSASGADGTPTTAFSFSASATSVTGIAKFEWDFKGDGTVDATTPVTGSPASATATATFTYNAAGTWTPQVRAVDTYNQVSAWDAFNSGSTIIKLDTANPQPSGDLYCNGKTIDQLIASGQYNVIDNRNGQRKTLNGSNGNDLILASKYGDVINAKKGNDCVIGGAGDDIIHGHQGDDQIYGNGGNDRIFGDSGDDKLYGGAGNDVIYGDNGNDVINGGAGNDDISGGNGNNTIDGSDGNDGCDDDRGRSNMRNIERNYRNDHRDDDHGND, from the coding sequence ATGGCCACGGCCGACGGTACAAGAAGAAGCTACGCCACAAAGACGGTATCCGTGATGGTACTTGCAATTCTTGCAACTTCTGCATTTACTACAATAATTCCCGGTGCGGCTTTTGCCGTGACCGACCCGTCTGCGTCGATGAACCTGTGGTCGCCACACTCTGACACGGGCAACGATGGCACCCCGACCAGCACGTTCACCTTCTCTGCTGACGCCACGGCAAGCGCAGGCCTGCAGAGGATAGAATGGGACTTTGACGGCGACGGCGCCGCGGACACCACGACTCCGATTTCCGGCGCACCCAACCACGTCAATGGCGTGACTGCGACTCATATCTATGGCGACGAGAATGTTTTCTGGCCGCAGGTAAGATCCGTCGACATGAACAACGCTGTCTCTGACTGGAACAGGTACAGCGTTGGCGGAAGCGACGTTCCACTTGACGTTTTCTGGCCGCCGCCCATGATAACGATGCTTGCATGGCAGCCATTTACTGCAGACATTGGCACGCCAATTACATTTTCAGCTACTGCCTTTAACGAAGTGGGCGTGCAGCAATTCCACTGGGACTTTGACGGCGACGGAGAGGCAGATGATGCTACCCCTGCAGTGCCATTTGGTGCCCAGGATGCTTCTGGATCCATAACCCATACGTACACTGGCGCAATCTCTGCATTTCCTGCTGTGAGGGCCCTTGACAACGACGGCTTTGTGTCCGAATGGGACGTGTACGACATCAACGGCCAGCCAGTCCAGATAGTGATCGGGAGCTCTTCTGTGCCGACGGCAACCATGAACCAGTGGAATCCCTATTCAGCTTCTGGCTTTGACGGCCTTCCGAACACTTCGTTTACATTTTCTGCGTCAGGCACTGGCGACGCTGGCATCGCCCGCGTCGAGTGGGACTTTAACGGCGACGGCGTCGTCGACGAGACGACTCCCATAAGCGGGTCTCCTACTTCTGTCAATGGCATAACCGCCACACACGTTTACAATAATGCTGGCCAATGGACGCCGCAGGTGAGGGTAGTAGATGTCAACAACCTTCCGTCTCCGTGGGCGGCCTTTATGGTGAGCGGGTCGCCAGTCAGCCTTGATACCTCCGCACCCATGATGAATCCTGTTCTGACCTTTTTGCCCCGCGCGCCTTCTGACATTGGATCCGACGGCAACACTGCGACCGTCTTTACATTCACAACGACATTTAGCAACGTGCCTGTGAGCTTCAAGTGGGACTTTAACGGCGACGGTGTGACCGACGCGACAACGACGCAGCCTACCGCAACTCACACCTATCCTGCCGCCGGCTCATACCTGCCGACCGTTACGGTGGTAGACGAGTGGGGAACAACAGAGCTGGCCTACCCGCTCAATTCTTCCGGCCAGTGGGAAGACGTGGATGTATCGCCGATGGCCCCGACCGCGACCATGAACCAGTGGAGCCCGTACAGCGCTTCAAGCGCCGACGGAGACAAGAACACCGTCTTTACGCTATCTGCAGACGCCACCGCGCCCGGCGGAATCGCCAGTCTTGAATGGGACTTTAACAGCGACGGAACCGTCGATATAACAACACCGGTCTCTGGCGCTCCGCAGTCCGTGACTGCCGTTACTGCGACGTACGTTTACGGCGCAGATGGAAATTACACTCCCAAGGTCAGGGCAGTGGACACGACAGGCCAGACCTCAGCGTGGGACGCTTACAACATTGCCCTCGTGACGCCCGTGCTTGATGTCGTGACGCCAGCGCCAGTAGCCACGATGAACCAGTGGTCGCCGTTTACGTCAACTGGACCCGACGGCTATACCACTACAACCTTTACACTTTCTGCCAACGCGACTTCCGTCGTCGGCATCGACAGGCTCGAATGGGACTTTGACGGAAACGGCAGCGTGGACGCTACAACTGACTTTAATGGAGAAACTTCCGTATCAAGCGCAACCAAGACCCACGTCTACGGCGCGGTAGGAAGCTATACTCCAAAGGTGAGGACTGTCGACACTGACGGCCAATCCTCCGCATGGGACGCCTACAACTCGGGCTCGACAGTTCCGACGCTTGACGTCGCTACCTCGCCTGCAAACAGCGCGCCTGTGGCAAACGCAGGCCCGGACCAGACGGTGGTCCTTGGAAGCACGGTGACGCTTGACGGCACTGGAAGCAGCGACCCTGACTCTGGCGACACGCTGACATACACCTGGTCGCAGAACTCTGGCCCGATATCAGTCGCGCTAAACACTGCAAACCCTGCCAAGCCGACGTTTACGGCGACGCCCGCCGGAACGTACGTGTTTGAGCTGAAGGTCAAGGACAGCATTGGTGCACAGAGCACACCGGACACCATCGTGGTGACAGTCGTGAGCGCGCCCGTGGCCACGCTAGGCCAGTGGAGCCCGTACTCGGCGTCCGGCCCTGACGGCACATCTGCAACAGTCTTTACATTCTCGGCTAACGCTTCTGCCTCTGCAGGCATTGCGCGCCTTGAATGGGACTTTGACGGAAACGGCAGCGTGGACGCAACATCTGCGATAACCGGCGCTCCGACCACCGTAACCGGCGCAACCAAGACCTTTACTTACGGCGCCGACGGCACTTATACTCCAAAGGTGCGCGCGGTGGATGCGGGCAACAACTTGTCTGCATGGGACGCGTTCAACTTGGGAAGCACGATAATCCAGCTTGACGTGGCAACACCGCAGCAGACAGGCGACCTGTACTGCAACGGCAAGACGATCGAGCAGCTGATCGCATCGCACCAGTACAACGTGATTGACAAGAGGAACACTGGTGCCGTCAATATTTACGGGACAAGCGGAAACGACCTGATACTTGGCAACAACCTCTCTAACTACATCGACGGCAAGGGTGGCGACGACTGCATAATCGCCTTTGGAGGCGACGACACAGTTTATGACTATAACGGCGACAGCAGCAACGGCGGCACGGACTGGCTCTACGGTGGCGATGGCAACGACAAGCTGTACGCCCTTAATGGCGATGACTATGTCTATGGCGGAAACGGCAACGACTACATACAGGGCGACGACGGCAACGACAAGCTGTATGGCGAAGCCGGCGACGACACCATCGAAGACTCGCGCGGAAACGACCTCTCTGACGGAGGGCCAGGCACGGACAAGTGCACAGACACCAAGGGTACCAACACGATAATCAACTGCGAGCTGGGACAGCCGCCGGTCGCAACCCTGAACCAGTGGAGCCCGTACAGCGCATCTGGCGCCGACGGCACGCCAACCACCGCGTTCTCGTTCTCTGCTAGCGCCACATCCGTCACAGGAATTGCCAAGTTCGAGTGGGACTTTAAGGGCGATGGGACTGTGGACGCTACGACGCCAGTGACAGGCTCGCCAGCGTCTGCCACTGCTACTGCCACTTTCACCTATAACGCGGCAGGAACATGGACTCCGCAGGTGAGGGCAGTCGATACCTACAACCAGGTCTCCGCCTGGGACGCGTTCAACTCGGGGAGCACGATAATCAAGCTTGATACTGCCAATCCTCAGCCTTCCGGCGACCTCTACTGCAACGGCAAGACTATTGACCAGTTGATAGCAAGCGGCCAGTACAACGTGATTGACAACAGGAACGGCCAGAGAAAGACGCTCAACGGCTCCAACGGCAACGACTTGATACTTGCAAGCAAGTATGGCGACGTGATAAACGCCAAGAAGGGCAACGACTGCGTCATCGGCGGCGCAGGCGACGACATCATCCACGGCCACCAAGGCGACGACCAGATCTACGGCAATGGCGGCAACGACAGGATCTTTGGCGACAGCGGCGATGACAAGCTCTATGGCGGCGCAGGAAACGACGTCATCTATGGCGACAACGGCAACGACGTCATAAACGGCGGCGCAGGAAACGACGACATTAGCGGCGGAAACGGCAATAATACGATCGATGGCAGCGACGGAAACGACGGGTGCGACGATGACCGCGGCCGCAGCAACATGCGCAACATAGAAAGGAACTACCGCAACGACCATCGCGACGACGACCACGGCAATGACTAG
- a CDS encoding calcium-binding protein translates to MSLALCITTALTLLFSILAILPSQVVTAASGPTVSMKIWSPGPGVISVGTPVTFRATGADDIAVQGFQWDFDGDGEADAYSPADSPGRSASGSIARTFSVPMTSYPAVRTVDNEGFVSEWDVYDVNGSPVQLVIGSSAPPKVTMNRWSPYSTAGPDGSPATQFTLSASASSDEGLAKLEWDFDGDGKADATSEVSGKAIASATIAHVYGSPGSWVPRVRAVDVNGLPSLWAAYTAGAKQATTAITLDVAISELAATLKFSQVGAPASTGANGAPSATYAFSATSSANATSYEWDFDGDGKIDATTSTPATQHTYRKYGLFLPTVTVKDAFGTRALALPLDANGKPAYIGVLGEAPVARMGQWSPFSAKDPDGQANTVFVFSARASAQGGVQKFEWDFDGDGTVDATTTIEGAPTSATASATHTFGKEGSYTPKVRAVDATNQVSSWASYGGAVQLDITSGQPAQPATEKPSAEKYCDGMTIEQLMASGKYHVVDKRNSVQKTIFGTTGADLIIGSGVQNAIYGRGGNDCIITGGGNDYVFGNEGNDIIFGSDESDTIDGGPGDDLIYGMAGDDSIKAGAGNDKVNGGLGNDTIDGGAGSDWCYGGGGGNDKAVNCETSTPFD, encoded by the coding sequence ATGTCACTGGCGCTTTGCATAACGACCGCCCTTACGCTCCTCTTTTCTATCCTTGCTATCCTGCCGTCGCAGGTGGTGACGGCGGCTTCCGGCCCTACTGTGTCGATGAAAATATGGTCTCCCGGCCCGGGCGTGATAAGCGTGGGCACTCCAGTCACTTTCCGGGCGACCGGCGCAGACGACATTGCCGTGCAGGGATTCCAGTGGGACTTTGACGGCGACGGGGAGGCCGACGCCTACTCGCCTGCCGACTCGCCGGGCAGGTCTGCGTCAGGGTCCATAGCGCGCACGTTTTCTGTGCCCATGACTAGCTATCCCGCAGTGAGGACAGTCGACAATGAAGGGTTTGTTTCAGAATGGGACGTTTACGACGTAAACGGCTCGCCGGTCCAGCTCGTGATAGGGAGCTCTGCGCCTCCCAAGGTGACGATGAACCGGTGGAGCCCGTACTCTACAGCAGGACCCGACGGCTCGCCGGCTACTCAATTTACGCTCTCTGCAAGCGCGTCGTCGGATGAGGGGCTGGCAAAACTGGAATGGGACTTTGACGGCGACGGCAAGGCCGATGCAACATCGGAGGTCTCTGGCAAGGCAATTGCCTCGGCCACGATTGCCCATGTGTACGGCTCTCCCGGCTCGTGGGTTCCAAGGGTAAGGGCAGTCGACGTAAACGGCCTGCCGTCGCTATGGGCTGCGTACACTGCCGGGGCAAAACAGGCGACAACAGCAATAACACTGGACGTGGCGATTTCCGAGCTTGCGGCCACCCTGAAATTCTCTCAGGTGGGCGCGCCGGCAAGCACTGGCGCGAACGGCGCGCCTTCCGCAACGTACGCGTTTAGCGCAACTTCAAGCGCAAACGCAACAAGCTATGAATGGGACTTTGACGGCGACGGCAAGATCGACGCGACCACCAGCACTCCGGCGACCCAGCATACCTACAGAAAATATGGGCTGTTCCTGCCCACGGTAACTGTCAAGGACGCGTTTGGCACGCGCGCACTTGCGCTGCCCCTCGATGCAAATGGCAAGCCGGCGTACATTGGCGTGCTCGGCGAGGCGCCAGTTGCACGCATGGGCCAGTGGTCTCCATTCTCTGCAAAAGACCCCGACGGCCAGGCTAACACTGTATTTGTGTTCTCTGCACGCGCGTCAGCGCAGGGCGGCGTGCAAAAGTTCGAGTGGGACTTTGACGGAGACGGCACGGTTGACGCGACCACCACTATCGAGGGCGCGCCAACATCTGCAACTGCGTCTGCAACCCATACTTTTGGCAAGGAAGGAAGCTATACTCCAAAGGTGAGGGCAGTGGACGCGACAAACCAGGTATCGTCTTGGGCTTCTTACGGTGGCGCTGTCCAGCTTGACATAACATCCGGCCAACCCGCGCAGCCAGCAACAGAGAAACCCTCGGCAGAAAAATATTGCGATGGCATGACGATCGAGCAATTGATGGCAAGCGGCAAGTACCACGTTGTCGACAAGAGAAACTCGGTCCAAAAGACAATATTTGGGACGACCGGCGCGGACCTGATAATCGGCTCTGGCGTACAAAACGCGATATACGGCCGGGGTGGCAATGACTGCATAATTACGGGCGGCGGAAACGACTATGTCTTTGGTAACGAAGGCAACGACATAATTTTCGGCAGCGATGAAAGCGACACTATAGACGGCGGGCCTGGCGATGACCTGATTTATGGCATGGCCGGCGACGACAGCATCAAAGCAGGTGCAGGCAATGACAAGGTAAACGGCGGTCTTGGCAACGACACGATCGACGGCGGCGCGGGCAGCGACTGGTGCTATGGCGGAGGAGGCGGCAACGACAAAGCTGTCAACTGCGAAACTTCCACGCCGTTTGACTGA
- a CDS encoding sensor histidine kinase, translated as MSSWGNIGRPLVIIITVALASMTAVSSFLVYTAQQTTQSNIALAASQALRSNLAEDSEEVSSRVSVTLGNAERLLAASALAIAGKDPASDSVRQALLLIESALGPYADNIIWISGEGKLLYAASAGTSLTIGSDLSDRRFYELPLATNRPYISPLLSDMGSVPSFAIAVPVPQSAANSSFNGVLAAIVPVSSARNVFLAPYASTDKSLMLVSNDGTILIHSSDELMGKSIAENGALLSLVSDDTKEMVQQSLQLMAQGKSGVLEYKDRDGNETLMAYAPVMVNRTHVLTVAVSQAMSVVQKPFVDVFAERENFSLIATVLIAAISAIFITFILALNKRLFTTVSKQDEKISNQLAELTAANERLKEQDVIKDEFINIAAHELRTPVLPIVLSAENLADSMPDNDNIRIILRNANRITKLTNDILDVSRIESNTFKLQKQKTNIKRLIEEVIQDAQLKIPKGQDVEIVFEEKVPPAMEDLMIDRGRISQVLVNLVDNAVNFTESGVIRVVLEPDTAAGRVKVSITDSGKGIDPSVMPKLFGKFVSKSDRAKGTGLGLYLCKAIVESHGGTIYGENNAAGTGATFSFTLPVN; from the coding sequence ATGAGCAGCTGGGGCAATATTGGGCGCCCCCTTGTCATAATAATAACGGTCGCGCTTGCCAGCATGACTGCGGTGTCCTCATTTCTCGTGTACACGGCACAGCAGACCACACAGTCAAACATCGCACTGGCGGCGTCTCAGGCGCTCAGGAGTAACTTGGCAGAGGACAGCGAGGAGGTGTCAAGCAGGGTATCCGTCACTCTTGGCAATGCAGAGCGCCTCCTTGCCGCGTCTGCTCTTGCAATTGCAGGCAAGGACCCTGCAAGCGACTCCGTCCGGCAGGCGCTTCTGCTGATAGAATCTGCACTTGGCCCGTACGCGGACAACATCATCTGGATATCTGGCGAAGGCAAGCTCCTCTATGCCGCAAGCGCGGGCACGTCCCTCACGATAGGCTCTGATCTCTCGGACAGGCGCTTTTACGAGCTGCCGCTTGCCACCAACCGCCCGTACATAAGCCCGTTGCTCTCAGACATGGGAAGCGTGCCAAGCTTTGCCATTGCGGTCCCTGTCCCGCAATCTGCCGCAAACAGCTCTTTTAATGGAGTGCTTGCGGCCATCGTGCCTGTCAGCTCCGCTAGGAACGTTTTCCTTGCGCCGTACGCGTCTACTGACAAGTCGCTGATGCTGGTTTCAAACGACGGGACGATCCTGATTCACTCGTCAGACGAGCTGATGGGTAAGAGCATCGCAGAAAATGGCGCCCTCCTCAGCCTGGTGTCGGACGATACAAAGGAGATGGTGCAACAGAGCCTGCAACTCATGGCGCAGGGCAAGTCCGGCGTACTGGAATACAAGGACAGGGACGGGAACGAGACATTGATGGCGTACGCGCCGGTGATGGTAAACAGGACGCACGTCTTGACCGTCGCGGTATCCCAGGCTATGTCTGTGGTGCAGAAACCTTTTGTGGACGTTTTTGCAGAACGCGAAAACTTTAGCCTCATCGCGACGGTCCTGATAGCCGCCATTTCCGCGATATTCATCACGTTCATACTCGCGCTTAACAAGCGCCTCTTTACCACCGTGAGCAAGCAGGACGAAAAGATCTCAAACCAGCTGGCCGAGCTCACCGCTGCCAATGAGCGGCTGAAGGAGCAGGACGTAATCAAGGACGAGTTCATCAACATAGCCGCGCACGAGCTGCGCACCCCCGTGCTACCTATAGTCCTCAGCGCCGAGAACCTTGCCGACAGCATGCCTGACAACGACAACATCAGGATAATCCTGCGCAACGCAAACCGCATCACGAAACTTACAAACGACATCCTTGACGTAAGCAGGATAGAGAGCAACACCTTCAAGCTCCAGAAGCAAAAGACCAACATCAAGAGGCTGATAGAGGAAGTAATCCAGGACGCGCAGCTAAAGATACCAAAGGGCCAGGATGTCGAGATCGTCTTTGAGGAAAAGGTGCCCCCTGCGATGGAGGATCTCATGATAGACCGGGGAAGGATAAGCCAGGTGCTGGTAAACCTGGTGGACAACGCCGTCAACTTTACCGAGTCCGGGGTAATACGCGTCGTGCTGGAGCCGGACACTGCGGCAGGGCGTGTAAAGGTGAGCATCACCGACAGCGGCAAGGGGATCGATCCCTCGGTCATGCCCAAGCTGTTCGGCAAGTTCGTGTCAAAATCAGACAGGGCCAAGGGAACGGGCCTTGGGCTCTACCTGTGCAAGGCAATAGTAGAGTCGCACGGGGGCACGATATACGGCGAGAACAACGCCGCCGGCACGGGAGCGACATTCTCGTTCACTCTGCCAGTGAATTAA